In Flavobacterium gelatinilyticum, a genomic segment contains:
- a CDS encoding DUF6896 domain-containing protein encodes MNKPVEIIHIQSTEQIPSLEHICQIPRNQILKIVFDGSIENQRQHVAADLKQKLEAFLVAAPLTEPEINISKLITDKEIEDNQVFFEDCAKDYRQLGETLIFSLAKKLKTTINPDFPLLTFGRFKTGWRKMDEWKYFVHGYHCLFENTITQQRIEVPLVFGLEFGDLDPYFFTIYIKSTPHYKPLPVEIYHDYHDGCRINEKMLALGKFERINSNIENHFGIAVTDREKIEIKKYNPEQYDNRKFNLWRFIGFKK; translated from the coding sequence ATGAACAAACCAGTTGAAATTATACATATACAATCTACAGAGCAGATTCCCTCTTTGGAACACATTTGTCAGATTCCAAGAAACCAGATTTTAAAAATTGTTTTCGATGGCAGTATTGAGAATCAACGTCAGCATGTTGCAGCAGATTTGAAACAGAAATTAGAGGCTTTTCTTGTTGCTGCGCCATTAACAGAACCGGAAATTAACATCTCAAAATTAATAACCGACAAAGAAATTGAAGATAATCAGGTTTTCTTTGAAGACTGCGCAAAAGATTATCGTCAATTAGGAGAAACTTTAATATTCAGTCTTGCAAAAAAACTTAAAACGACTATTAATCCGGATTTTCCGCTATTAACTTTTGGCAGATTTAAAACAGGATGGAGAAAAATGGATGAATGGAAATATTTTGTTCATGGCTATCATTGCTTATTTGAAAACACAATAACGCAGCAAAGAATTGAAGTCCCATTGGTTTTTGGTCTTGAATTTGGTGATCTCGATCCCTACTTTTTTACCATTTATATCAAATCAACTCCTCATTATAAACCATTACCTGTTGAAATTTACCACGACTATCATGACGGATGCAGAATAAATGAAAAAATGCTGGCTTTAGGAAAATTTGAGAGAATAAATTCTAATATAGAAAATCACTTTGGAATTGCAGTAACCGACAGAGAAAAAATAGAAATTAAAAAGTACAATCCGGAACAATATGACAACAGGAAATTTAACCTCTGGCGATTTATTGGCTTTAAAAAATAA
- a CDS encoding alginate export family protein codes for MKKLKLILVLILGLSFEIQAQELDVNLQLRPRFEYRNGFKSLLDEGQKGTSQISQRSRLNFNFNQENLIVKLTLQNTRTWGDVPTTTQSDKNGVAVFEAWAQYNFNEKWSARMGRQVLSYDNQRILGELDWAQQGQSHDALIFSYHTEKQKLDFGGAYNSTSENLVQTPYTVPNNYKTMQYAWYHNQFTGDLGASLLFLNTGYEYPAVPANPTQDLKVDYKQTFGTYVTYKKNKLDTNFWLYGQTGKSTDLKVSAWNAAANVNYSVTDSFKAGLGYEFLSGKDTNDGSTVIKSFNPLFGTNHGFNGYMDYFYVGNYTNSVGLQDVFIKLNYNVNKWQFALIPHVFLTAADVVTPLEKMDSYLGTEIDATFGYNFKKDITITGGYSQMFGSKTMEYVKGGYAGHTNNWAWLMISVNPRIFTYKK; via the coding sequence ATGAAAAAACTTAAACTAATTTTAGTACTTATCTTAGGATTAAGTTTCGAAATTCAGGCACAGGAACTAGATGTGAACTTGCAGTTAAGGCCGCGCTTTGAATATCGAAACGGTTTTAAATCACTTCTCGATGAAGGTCAGAAAGGGACTTCGCAGATTTCACAAAGATCCCGTCTAAACTTCAATTTTAACCAGGAAAATTTAATTGTAAAATTAACGCTCCAAAACACCAGAACCTGGGGAGATGTTCCAACAACAACCCAGTCTGATAAAAATGGTGTAGCAGTTTTCGAAGCCTGGGCACAATACAATTTTAACGAAAAATGGAGTGCCAGAATGGGACGTCAGGTTCTTTCGTATGACAACCAGCGTATCCTTGGAGAACTGGACTGGGCGCAGCAAGGTCAAAGCCATGACGCCTTAATATTTTCGTACCATACTGAAAAGCAGAAACTGGATTTTGGAGGTGCTTACAATTCAACTTCTGAAAATTTAGTGCAGACACCTTACACTGTTCCAAACAATTACAAAACTATGCAGTATGCCTGGTACCACAATCAGTTTACAGGCGATTTAGGAGCAAGTTTATTATTCCTTAATACAGGTTACGAATATCCTGCTGTTCCGGCTAACCCAACACAGGATTTAAAGGTAGATTACAAACAGACTTTTGGTACGTATGTAACCTATAAAAAGAATAAATTAGACACTAACTTCTGGCTGTATGGTCAAACCGGAAAGAGTACAGACTTAAAGGTAAGTGCATGGAATGCTGCGGCTAATGTTAACTACTCTGTAACAGATTCATTTAAAGCCGGATTGGGTTACGAATTTTTATCAGGAAAAGACACCAATGACGGCAGTACAGTAATCAAATCTTTCAATCCGCTTTTTGGAACTAACCACGGATTTAATGGTTATATGGATTATTTTTATGTTGGAAACTACACAAACAGCGTGGGGTTACAGGATGTTTTTATCAAATTAAATTACAATGTAAACAAATGGCAGTTTGCTTTGATTCCGCATGTATTTTTAACTGCTGCAGATGTCGTTACACCTCTTGAAAAAATGGATTCATATCTGGGAACTGAGATTGATGCCACTTTTGGTTATAATTTCAAAAAAGATATTACTATAACTGGAGGATATTCTCAAATGTTTGGCTCAAAAACTATGGAATACGTTAAAGGAGGATATGCAGGGCATACTAACAACTGGGCATGGTTAATGATTTCTGTAAACCCAAGAATTTTTACTTATAAAAAATAA
- a CDS encoding MFS transporter yields the protein MKNTNSLSQSHKILFLNTLAFTVCFACWTLNGVLVTFLVDNGIFHWNVIQVGWLLGIPILTGSVMRLPIGILTDKFGGKYVFSLLLLLSAIPLFLLPYADSFLMFAILSFFFGMVGTSFAVGIGYTSIWYPKEWQGRALGIFGMGNAGAAITTFLAPSLLNHFSINDPQNGWKVLPVIYAISLVIIGVAFLIFAQNKKIENNTKSVSQMLTPLKSQRVWRFGAYYFLVFGCFVAYSQWLLPNFMNVYQTSLVMGGLFATMFSLPSGVIRAFGGYLSDKFGARKVMYWVLGSSVILSALLMVPKMEITTAGPGILAAKKGMVNEVNSKTVKVGDKEYPIMQKAAIVDENTIFPTSSSWQDVVVTQNQNIAKKELIAKGITVIKFDANMWIFLILVILIGISWGIGKAAVYKHIPEYFPTEVGVVGGMVGMIGGLGGFFGPIIFGYLLTATGIWSSSWIFILLFSIFCLIWMHYTITKKINNKRLVLNIDN from the coding sequence ATGAAAAATACAAACTCACTATCGCAATCCCATAAAATTTTATTTTTGAACACATTGGCATTTACAGTGTGTTTTGCCTGCTGGACACTAAACGGAGTTTTAGTAACCTTTTTAGTCGATAACGGAATTTTCCATTGGAACGTGATTCAGGTTGGATGGCTTTTGGGTATTCCAATTTTAACGGGATCCGTAATGCGTCTCCCAATCGGAATCCTGACGGATAAGTTTGGCGGAAAATATGTGTTTTCCCTTTTATTATTACTCAGTGCAATTCCGCTATTTCTCCTTCCCTACGCTGATAGTTTCTTGATGTTTGCTATACTTAGTTTCTTCTTCGGAATGGTCGGAACCAGTTTCGCTGTCGGAATTGGCTACACCTCTATTTGGTATCCAAAAGAATGGCAAGGCCGCGCGCTGGGAATCTTCGGAATGGGAAATGCCGGTGCTGCAATTACAACTTTTTTAGCCCCTTCTTTATTAAATCATTTTTCAATTAATGATCCGCAAAACGGATGGAAAGTTCTGCCTGTTATTTATGCTATTTCATTAGTTATAATAGGTGTTGCGTTTTTAATTTTCGCTCAAAACAAAAAAATAGAAAATAATACAAAAAGTGTCTCGCAAATGCTTACGCCTTTAAAATCACAAAGAGTCTGGCGTTTTGGAGCGTATTACTTTTTAGTTTTTGGCTGCTTTGTAGCATATTCTCAATGGCTTTTACCCAACTTTATGAATGTTTATCAAACGAGCTTAGTTATGGGTGGTTTATTTGCAACCATGTTCAGCTTACCTTCCGGAGTAATTAGGGCTTTTGGAGGATATTTATCTGATAAATTCGGGGCCAGAAAAGTAATGTATTGGGTTTTAGGTTCATCTGTAATTTTAAGCGCTTTATTAATGGTTCCGAAAATGGAAATTACAACTGCCGGTCCCGGAATACTGGCTGCTAAAAAAGGAATGGTCAATGAGGTCAACTCCAAAACCGTAAAAGTGGGAGATAAAGAATATCCTATTATGCAGAAAGCGGCAATCGTAGATGAGAATACCATTTTTCCAACCTCATCAAGCTGGCAGGATGTTGTAGTAACTCAAAATCAAAACATTGCAAAAAAAGAATTAATTGCAAAAGGCATTACCGTTATTAAGTTTGATGCCAATATGTGGATTTTTCTTATATTAGTAATCTTAATTGGAATTTCCTGGGGAATTGGAAAAGCGGCGGTTTACAAACATATTCCGGAATATTTCCCGACAGAAGTAGGTGTTGTAGGCGGTATGGTGGGTATGATTGGAGGTTTGGGAGGTTTTTTTGGTCCTATAATTTTCGGATATTTACTAACAGCAACAGGCATTTGGTCAAGTTCCTGGATTTTTATCCTGTTGTTTTCAATCTTCTGCCTGATCTGGATGCACTACACAATTACTAAAAAAATAAACAATAAAAGACTTGTATTAAATATTGATAACTGA
- a CDS encoding class I SAM-dependent methyltransferase: MNNWTKRWDDRYKSEEFAYGEEPNNYLKEQIKKFETGSILFPAEGEGRNAVFAAKLGWKVSAFDISEEGRNKALILAKNNNVLIDYQVGELETLNFQEDQFDAIALIYAHFPAEIKSKIHKQLDALLCKNGVIIFEAFSKKHLEYVTKNEKVGGPKDIESLFSIEEIKADFPDYEIIELEEKEIELSEGLFHNGTGSVIRFVGRKK; encoded by the coding sequence ATGAACAACTGGACTAAAAGATGGGACGACCGTTACAAAAGTGAAGAATTTGCATACGGCGAAGAACCCAACAATTACCTCAAAGAACAAATAAAAAAATTTGAAACTGGATCTATTCTTTTTCCTGCCGAGGGAGAAGGACGAAATGCTGTTTTTGCTGCAAAACTGGGCTGGAAAGTTTCGGCATTTGATATTAGTGAAGAAGGCAGAAACAAAGCCCTTATTTTGGCAAAAAACAATAATGTTTTAATCGATTATCAGGTTGGCGAGCTCGAAACTTTAAATTTTCAGGAAGACCAATTTGATGCGATTGCTTTAATTTATGCACATTTTCCGGCAGAAATTAAATCTAAAATTCATAAACAGCTTGATGCACTTTTGTGTAAAAACGGGGTTATAATTTTTGAAGCTTTCAGTAAAAAACATTTAGAGTATGTAACTAAAAACGAAAAAGTCGGCGGTCCAAAAGATATCGAATCCTTATTTTCAATAGAAGAAATCAAAGCTGATTTTCCAGATTACGAAATCATTGAATTGGAAGAAAAAGAAATTGAACTCAGCGAAGGCTTATTTCATAACGGAACTGGTTCTGTAATTCGATTTGTTGGAAGGAAAAAATAA